One window of the Zea mays cultivar B73 chromosome 3, Zm-B73-REFERENCE-NAM-5.0, whole genome shotgun sequence genome contains the following:
- the LOC100286330 gene encoding Late embryogenesis abundant protein 14, which yields MASRQQHPTSYHAGETKARAEEKTGQVMGATQEKGREAKHKASDASDRAMGMGHDAMEATREKARAAADRTMGMGHDAGEAAKDRAYRAKDAASGAAGRARDTASDAAGAAGDRARDGAQQTGSYVAQTAEAARQKAAGAALYAKDTVVAGKDKTGALLQQAGEKVMSTAVGAKDTVVSTAVGAKDTVVSTAVGAKDAMMNSLGMAGEDKDGTTTTDAGKDTSTRKPGRDY from the exons ATGGCTTCTCGTCAGCAGCATCCTACTAGCTACCACGCCGGCGAGACCAAGGCCCGTGCCGAG GAGAAGACGGGTCAAGTGATGGGGGCGACGCAGGAGAAAGGGAGGGAGGCCAAGCACAAGGCGTCCGACGCCTCCGACCGCGCCATGGGAATGGGCCACGACGCCATGGAGGCGACCAGGGAGAAGGCGCGCGCCGCCGCGGACCGAACCATGGGGATGGGCCACGACGCCGGGGAGGCGGCCAAGGACAGGGCGTACCGGGCCAAGGACGCGGCCTCCGGTGCCGCTGGCCGCGCCAGGGACACTGCGTCCGACGCGGCCGGCGCTGCCGGGGACCGCGCCCGCGACGGCGCGCAGCAGACCGGGAGCTACGTCGCGCAGACGGCCGAGGCCGCCAGGCAGAAGGCGGCCGGCGCCGCGCTGTACGCCAAGGACACCGTGGTGGCCGGCAAGGACAAGACCGGCGCCCTCCTGCAGCAG GCAGGGGAGAAGGTGATGAGCACGGCCGTGGGGGCCAAGGACACGGTTGTCAGCACGGCCGTGGGGGCCAAGGACACGGTTGTCAGCACCGCCGTGGGAGCCAAGGACGCGATGATGAACTCGCTCGGCATGGCCGGCGAGGACAAGGACGGCACCACCACCACCGACGCCGGCAAGGACACCAGCACCCGCAAGCCTGGCAGGGACTATTAG
- the LOC103651278 gene encoding germin-like protein 1-2, whose product MASAARSAALRVLLLVAVAIAGALSDPTPLQDTCVADMRAATPVDGFACKPQSAVVDEDFFSRAIASAASTANPFGANSTRATVATFPGLNTLGVSITRVDLAPGGLNPPHSHPRASELVMVLQGEVLVGFTTGANRLFSKVVRENELFVVPRGLQHFQLNTGAGDAVFVAMFDSQSPGVVTPTFAMFSTKPAMPMEVLTKTFLTGEDQVNAIMSKFAGF is encoded by the coding sequence ATGGCCTCAGCTGCTCGGTCCGCCGCGCTCCGCGTGCTGCTGCTGGTGGCGGTGGCCATCGCCGGCGCCCTCTCGGACCCGACGCCGCTCCAGGACACCTGCGTGGCCGACATGCGGGCCGCGACGCCGGTCGACGGGTTCGCGTGCAAGCCGCAGTCGGCGGTGGTGGACGAGGACTTCTTCTCCCGCGCCATCGCGTCCGCCGCGAGCACCGCCAACCCGTTCGGCGCCAACTCCACGCGCGCCACCGTGGCCACGTTCCCGGGCCTCAACACGCTGGGCGTCTCCATCACGCGCGTCGACCTGGCCCCCGGCGGGCTCAACCCGCCGCACTCGCACCCGCGCGCCTCCGAGCTCGTCATGGTGCTGCAGGGCGAGGTCTTGGTCGGCTTCACCACGGGGGCCAACCGCCTCTTCTCCAAGGTGGTCAGGGAGAACGAGCTCTTCGTCGTGCCCCGCGGCCTGCAGCACTTCCAGCTCAACACCGGCGCCGGCGACGCCGTGTTCGTCGCCATGTTCGACAGCCAGTCGCCCGGCGTCGTCACGCCCACCTTCGCCATGTTCTCCACTAAGCCTGCCATGCCCATGGAGGTGCTCACCAAGACGTTCCTCACGGGCGAGGACCAAGTCAATGCCATCATGTCTAAGTTCGCTGGCTTCTAA